One Leptospira kirschneri serovar Cynopteri str. 3522 CT DNA segment encodes these proteins:
- the thiC gene encoding phosphomethylpyrimidine synthase ThiC: MEPVQKLQIPYKPIRLSDGTEYQSYHTEGGLSGKQPSDYKNGIPAFRKEWIQKRFNHSNHSQMYFAKKGIITEEMRYAAFRENMEPEFVRSEIARGRAILPSNRNHPELEPMVIGKNFLVKINANIGNSTFGSSIEEEVEKLHWAIKWGADTVMDLSTGKNIHETRERILRNSPVPIGTVPIYQALEKVKGKTENLNIQIFLETLEEQAEQGVDYFTIHAGVLLRYIPLTTNRVTGIVSRGGSILAKWCQTHHKENFLYTHFDEILKVMKKYGVSISLGDGLRPGSIADANDKAQFSELETLGELTQLAWKEDVQVMIEGPGHVPMNLIKENVDLQTKLCQEAPFYTLGPLVTDIAPGYDHITSAIGAAMIGWYGTAMLCYVTPKEHLGLPNKEDVKQGVIAYKIAAHAADLAKGHPGAIDRDNLLSKARFEFRWEDQFSLSLDPETAKTFHDEMLPQDRMKTAHFCSMCGPHFCSMNLTQDLRKSAEEEIQES; this comes from the coding sequence ATGGAACCTGTTCAAAAATTACAAATTCCTTATAAACCAATCCGACTAAGCGACGGAACCGAATATCAATCCTATCACACTGAAGGAGGTCTTTCTGGAAAACAACCTTCGGATTATAAAAACGGAATCCCGGCTTTTAGAAAAGAATGGATTCAAAAACGTTTCAATCACTCAAACCATTCTCAGATGTATTTTGCTAAAAAAGGTATTATCACCGAAGAAATGCGTTACGCAGCATTTAGAGAGAATATGGAACCAGAATTCGTCCGTTCAGAAATCGCCCGTGGCAGAGCAATTCTACCTTCCAATCGGAATCATCCCGAACTCGAACCGATGGTTATCGGTAAAAATTTTTTAGTAAAAATCAATGCAAATATTGGCAACTCCACATTCGGTTCCTCGATCGAAGAAGAAGTCGAAAAGTTACACTGGGCGATCAAATGGGGTGCAGACACAGTCATGGATCTTTCTACGGGAAAAAACATACACGAAACCAGAGAACGAATTTTGAGAAATTCACCCGTCCCAATCGGGACCGTTCCTATATATCAGGCCCTAGAAAAGGTAAAGGGGAAAACAGAAAATTTGAATATTCAAATTTTCTTAGAAACTTTAGAAGAACAGGCAGAACAAGGAGTAGATTATTTTACAATTCATGCGGGAGTACTTTTGAGATACATTCCGCTTACTACAAATCGAGTAACCGGAATCGTTTCTAGGGGAGGTTCTATACTTGCAAAATGGTGCCAGACACATCACAAAGAGAATTTTTTATATACTCATTTTGACGAAATTCTAAAGGTAATGAAAAAATACGGCGTTTCCATTTCACTGGGAGACGGCCTTAGACCTGGTTCGATCGCAGATGCGAATGATAAGGCTCAATTTTCAGAATTAGAAACCCTAGGTGAATTGACTCAACTTGCTTGGAAAGAAGACGTCCAAGTTATGATAGAAGGCCCCGGACATGTTCCTATGAATTTAATCAAGGAAAACGTAGATCTTCAAACAAAACTTTGTCAAGAAGCGCCTTTTTATACGTTAGGCCCTCTTGTAACGGATATAGCACCAGGCTACGATCATATCACTTCTGCGATCGGTGCCGCCATGATAGGTTGGTACGGAACAGCTATGCTCTGTTATGTGACCCCCAAAGAACATCTGGGACTTCCCAATAAAGAAGACGTCAAACAAGGAGTAATCGCATACAAGATTGCCGCCCACGCCGCCGATTTAGCAAAAGGACATCCTGGAGCGATCGATAGGGACAATCTTTTAAGCAAAGCTCGTTTTGAATTTCGCTGGGAAGATCAATTCTCGCTTTCTTTGGATCCCGAAACCGCAAAAACATTTCACGACGAAATGCTTCCACAAGATCGGATGAAAACAGCACATTTCTGCTCTATGTGTGGTCCTCATTTCTGCTCGATGAATCTAACTCAAGACTTAAGGAAATCTGCAGAAGAAGAAATCCAAGAATCCTAA